One Burkholderia sp. 9120 genomic window, CGCGCATCACGACAACGCGCCGCTGTACCGACGCTTCGCGGAACTCCTGCACCGGGCCATGGGACTCGACGCGGCGTCGCTCGGCCATAGTGCGATCGAGCGCGCGGTCGACCAGCTCGCTGCGGCGTGGTACGCGGACGGTCACCCCGACGCCACGCTCGCCGACTACTGGAACGCGGCGCTCGCGTCGCCGGCCATCGTGCAGGCGCTGATCGAAACCGTGGTGGTGCCGGAGACCTGGTTCTATCGCGACGCCGACGCGTTCAAGGCACTCGCGCGGCTCGCGCACGAGCGCTTATACGAACGCGGCGCCGCGCTGCCGCTGCGCATTCTGAGCCTGCCGTGTTCAACCGGCGAAGAACCGTACACGATCGCGATGACGTTGCTCGACGCGGGCATCGACGCCGCGCAGTTACGTATCGACGCGATGGATATCAGCGAACGTTCGCTCGCCGTTGCGCAGCGTGCACACTACGGCCGCAATTCGTTTCGCGGCAACGCGTTTCCGTTTCGCGACGCGCACTTCACACGCACCGAAGACGGCTGGCGTCTCGCGCCGCGCATCGTCGATACGGTGCGATTCTCGCGCGCCAATCTGATGCAACTCGACGCCGCAGCGCTGGGCGTCTACGACTTCGTGTTCTGCCGCAACGTGCTGATCTACTTCGACCGTGACGCGCAGCAAACCGCGTTGCACGCGCTCAATCAGGTGCTCGCCGAAAACGGCACGCTGTTCGTCGGTCCGGCGGAAACCGGGCTGCTGATGCGTTACGGCATGCAGTCCGCGAAGATTCCGCTCGCGTTCGCCTTCCATCGCGCGGCGCCGGGCGAAACGCAGTTGAACGGTTGGCATACCGCGCCGCTCGCCACCGCCGCCGCACTCGCCATGACGCACGCGCCGGTGCCCGCGCTCGCTCCCTTGCAAGTGTTCTCGGCGGAGCCGTTCGCGTGGCCCGATCCGGTTGCGCGCGCATCGATCAACGGGGCGGCACAGAGCGCACCGTTTAACGGCATCACTGCCGGGTCCACCACGCCGCTCAACGAGGCAATGCCGTCCGCGTCGCTTCATGCCGGATCGTTGCCAGCGCGACAATCGCCGATGACTTCGTCGCCAACGCACAACGTGCTGCCGCCCACCGTCACCGCGCCGACCAACGCCGCCCGCGACAGTCTGGACGCCGCGCACGCGCTCGCCGATGCCGGCCGTCTCGCGGAA contains:
- a CDS encoding CheR family methyltransferase yields the protein MNAHHDNAPLYRRFAELLHRAMGLDAASLGHSAIERAVDQLAAAWYADGHPDATLADYWNAALASPAIVQALIETVVVPETWFYRDADAFKALARLAHERLYERGAALPLRILSLPCSTGEEPYTIAMTLLDAGIDAAQLRIDAMDISERSLAVAQRAHYGRNSFRGNAFPFRDAHFTRTEDGWRLAPRIVDTVRFSRANLMQLDAAALGVYDFVFCRNVLIYFDRDAQQTALHALNQVLAENGTLFVGPAETGLLMRYGMQSAKIPLAFAFHRAAPGETQLNGWHTAPLATAAALAMTHAPVPALAPLQVFSAEPFAWPDPVARASINGAAQSAPFNGITAGSTTPLNEAMPSASLHAGSLPARQSPMTSSPTHNVLPPTVTAPTNAARDSLDAAHALADAGRLAEAATAINVYLEQHAPHADAFYLLGVLADANGETNLARGHYRKALYLDPQHTEALAHLATLLELEGDRNGARLLMQRASRTQGAPRG